Proteins encoded within one genomic window of Amorphoplanes friuliensis DSM 7358:
- a CDS encoding SDR family NAD(P)-dependent oxidoreductase produces the protein MPGNTGQHRTPGQAPRARPPRQASLDDRGLASPPGPPRGRRRRLGGRQLLGNAGIGYFAAVEESDDVAVRAMLEINMYGLAAVTNAVLPGMRARRSGTILNLSSIVGIRSFPSLGWYSASKFAVEGLSEALAQEVAPLGIKVVIVGAGHVRHRLGRQLRRRGRAGQGHRRLRPDRWRPAPVAAGQRRYRAGDAS, from the coding sequence ATGCCGGGCAACACCGGGCAACACCGGACACCCGGTCAGGCGCCGAGGGCCCGGCCGCCGCGTCAAGCCTCGCTCGACGACCGTGGCCTCGCGTCACCGCCAGGCCCGCCCCGAGGACGTCGCCGTCGTCTCGGCGGCCGGCAGCTACTCGGCAACGCCGGCATCGGTTACTTCGCAGCGGTCGAGGAGAGCGATGATGTCGCTGTCCGCGCAATGCTTGAGATCAACATGTACGGGCTGGCTGCGGTCACCAATGCCGTCCTGCCCGGTATGCGGGCTCGTCGCTCCGGCACGATCCTCAACCTCTCCTCCATCGTCGGCATCCGGTCTTTTCCGTCCCTGGGCTGGTACAGCGCCTCCAAGTTCGCCGTCGAAGGTCTGTCCGAGGCCCTCGCGCAGGAGGTCGCCCCGCTGGGGATCAAAGTCGTCATCGTCGGAGCCGGGCATGTTCGCCACCGACTGGGCCGGCAACTCCGCCGCCGAGGTCGCGCCGGACAAGGTCATCGCCGACTACGACCAGACCGCTGGCGCCCAGCGCCAGTGGCTGCCGGGCAACGCCGGTACCGAGCCGGCGACGCCTCCTAG
- a CDS encoding helix-turn-helix domain-containing protein, with protein MSDERRGPDPVAAFCTELRHLTQRCSLSATAASRRLHISRSQYYAVINGEVRRPPDWAKVEVILRMCEQPDTAIGEWRQRHDEMVFGYDRLRTRRRAVPPADAAPDSAAAVVPAPESSPAPAPEIDLARVAGRGAEPTADDEPAEPDDRPARRASWRRVLTVAAVVVLLAAVGGAAARIAVSGVPGDAGGLRPSTGPSTTATVLPALAGDGTLGAPLPGAAPETGNPADPDERKACVSDAPPPGTELLTVPRRHRPGNNKMNNDWWGSTEQVSFNAANPAAFDANVAAGGEHVWDVIILHSCVPLVAGHRYLLRFTAATNPAGPVMMRVQDSVQPEASESVTQTLDFTPRAAARTISFTAKHTSRSSEVTFQVGDWEGPFRLRVIDISLTETA; from the coding sequence GTGAGTGACGAGCGTCGTGGGCCGGATCCGGTGGCGGCGTTCTGCACCGAGCTGCGTCACCTCACCCAACGCTGCAGCCTGTCGGCCACGGCCGCGTCCCGCCGCCTGCACATCAGCCGCAGCCAGTACTACGCCGTCATCAACGGTGAGGTGCGCCGGCCGCCGGACTGGGCCAAGGTCGAGGTCATCCTGAGGATGTGCGAGCAGCCCGACACCGCGATCGGCGAGTGGCGGCAGCGGCACGACGAGATGGTCTTCGGGTACGACCGGCTGCGTACCCGTCGACGCGCCGTGCCACCGGCCGACGCGGCGCCGGACAGCGCCGCCGCCGTGGTCCCGGCTCCGGAGAGCAGCCCGGCCCCGGCCCCGGAGATCGACCTGGCCCGGGTGGCCGGTCGCGGCGCGGAGCCGACGGCGGACGACGAGCCGGCCGAGCCGGACGATCGGCCCGCCCGGCGTGCGAGCTGGCGGCGGGTCCTCACGGTGGCCGCGGTCGTGGTGCTGCTGGCGGCCGTGGGTGGAGCGGCCGCCCGGATCGCCGTCTCGGGCGTGCCCGGCGACGCCGGTGGCCTGCGGCCGAGCACCGGACCGTCCACGACGGCCACCGTCCTGCCTGCCCTGGCCGGCGACGGCACGCTGGGCGCCCCGCTGCCCGGGGCGGCCCCCGAGACCGGCAACCCCGCCGACCCCGACGAGCGCAAGGCGTGCGTCAGCGACGCCCCACCGCCCGGCACGGAGCTGCTGACCGTGCCTCGCCGGCACCGTCCCGGCAACAACAAGATGAACAACGACTGGTGGGGCTCGACCGAGCAGGTCAGCTTCAACGCCGCCAACCCGGCCGCGTTCGATGCGAACGTCGCCGCCGGCGGCGAGCACGTGTGGGACGTCATCATCCTGCACAGCTGCGTCCCGCTGGTCGCCGGTCACCGCTACCTGCTGCGGTTCACCGCGGCCACCAACCCGGCCGGGCCGGTGATGATGCGGGTGCAGGACAGCGTCCAGCCGGAGGCCAGCGAGTCGGTCACCCAGACGCTGGACTTCACCCCGCGTGCCGCCGCCCGGACGATCAGTTTTACCGCGAAGCACACCAGCCGCAGCAGCGAGGTGACCTTCCAGGTCGGCGACTGGGAGGGCCCGTTCCGGCTGCGGGTGATCGACATCAGCCTGACCGAGACGGCTTAG